The following are from one region of the Microbacterium sp. cx-55 genome:
- a CDS encoding esterase-like activity of phytase family protein: MDDDGFTSEGLQVSSVTTLRDANGAEFDRRTVDPESIRVDPDGGVLWTTEGATSAGIPPALWVSGADGTVTGSIPLPGAFVPQVVDGRVITGSRDNKSLESLAVSPDQTIVTTAVENSLVQDGPAASLNTSSPSRVVRFDRSTGQDVGQYVYRVDPVEDAPTEPLPAPINTYSADRGLSELVALNSTDYLAVERSFASGVGYRIKVYWTSILGATDVRATAQLAGDEKVMPKRLIFDFASTDVTPDNVEGITWGPTLTNGDRTLVLSVDDNFGFLGSNTSFHLLRVPSGALPMKSLDINADGEADVRDLARALFTQAGDIDGDGKRGIKDLALWRTYFETIARSTSVAR; the protein is encoded by the coding sequence ATTGACGACGACGGTTTCACTTCTGAAGGACTTCAGGTTTCCTCCGTCACCACGCTTCGAGACGCGAACGGTGCGGAGTTCGACCGACGCACTGTCGATCCGGAGTCCATTCGGGTTGATCCGGACGGTGGAGTGTTGTGGACGACGGAGGGAGCGACCTCGGCCGGGATCCCGCCCGCGCTCTGGGTCTCGGGGGCTGACGGAACCGTCACCGGCAGCATCCCACTGCCGGGGGCCTTCGTCCCTCAGGTTGTCGACGGCCGCGTCATCACCGGGTCGCGCGACAACAAATCGCTGGAGAGCCTGGCAGTCTCGCCCGATCAGACCATCGTTACCACCGCGGTCGAGAACAGCCTCGTACAGGACGGTCCTGCAGCGTCACTCAATACGTCCAGTCCATCGCGCGTCGTCCGGTTCGATCGTTCGACAGGCCAAGACGTCGGGCAGTACGTCTACCGCGTGGACCCGGTTGAGGATGCCCCCACCGAGCCGCTCCCCGCCCCGATCAACACGTACTCGGCGGACCGAGGCCTATCCGAGCTCGTTGCGCTGAACTCGACGGACTATCTCGCCGTCGAGCGGAGTTTTGCGTCCGGGGTCGGCTACCGCATCAAGGTGTACTGGACAAGCATCCTCGGCGCGACGGATGTGCGTGCGACCGCCCAGCTGGCGGGAGACGAGAAGGTGATGCCGAAACGGCTCATCTTCGACTTCGCGTCAACGGATGTGACGCCGGACAATGTGGAGGGAATCACGTGGGGCCCGACGCTCACCAATGGTGACCGGACGCTCGTTCTCAGCGTCGATGACAACTTCGGCTTCCTCGGCTCGAACACTTCGTTCCATCTGCTCCGCGTGCCCTCAGGGGCGCTTCCGATGAAGTCTCTCGACATCAACGCCGACGGTGAGGCAGACGTTCGTGACCTCGCACGGGCGCTGTTCACTCAGGCGGGCGACATCGACGGCGACGGTAAGCGGGGGATCAAGGATCTTGCCCTCTGGCGAACCTACTTCGAGACGATCGCGAGGAGCACATCGGTCGCTCGCTGA
- a CDS encoding putative quinol monooxygenase: MIIRVSEAHVAPDHIEEFLEQLHALVADFPTRYDGLVSHEILTDMGDPGRIQYVSRWTDQIALIAYAGEAWAHDPVTFPDEDRYLTTPLTLRHFAITTI, encoded by the coding sequence ATGATCATCCGCGTATCGGAAGCACACGTCGCACCCGACCACATCGAGGAGTTCCTCGAACAACTCCACGCCCTTGTCGCGGATTTTCCGACACGATATGACGGACTCGTCTCCCACGAGATCCTCACGGACATGGGCGACCCCGGCCGCATTCAGTACGTCAGCAGATGGACCGACCAGATCGCATTGATCGCCTACGCCGGCGAAGCGTGGGCACACGACCCCGTCACCTTCCCCGACGAAGACCGTTACCTCACCACCCCCCTCACCCTCCGGCACTTCGCCATCACGACCATCTGA
- a CDS encoding IclR family transcriptional regulator → MTQAGEPTGASIADIGAETATRRESAFVRGLKILTSVTDSGEARAVDIADDLGLPLSTVYRYLRTLREFALVEEHDGSYVAGWRLAELSGHDRARARLVEVGFTILDQLTRATGETSVMTARIGTNAMCLRQVESPKPERIAFRTNQLLPLHAGTGQRVLLAHAPASVITHVVSGRIRQVTDRTLRADALVRELQQIRERGWAVSRGELTEGAVAVAVPVFALGGEVVCSLAVAGVESRCDDAWIAKTRARLLRAAASLSALLDSPVAASRLIAS, encoded by the coding sequence GTGACGCAGGCCGGTGAGCCCACCGGTGCATCGATCGCCGACATCGGTGCCGAAACAGCAACGCGGCGCGAGAGCGCGTTCGTTCGGGGGCTGAAGATCCTCACGTCGGTCACCGACAGCGGCGAGGCGCGTGCCGTCGACATCGCGGACGATCTCGGCCTTCCGCTCAGCACGGTTTACCGCTACCTGCGGACCCTCCGGGAGTTCGCACTCGTCGAAGAACACGACGGCTCGTACGTCGCGGGATGGCGCCTCGCGGAGCTTTCCGGACACGACCGAGCGCGTGCCCGCCTCGTCGAAGTCGGGTTCACGATTCTCGACCAACTCACCCGGGCAACCGGTGAGACGTCGGTGATGACGGCGCGGATCGGCACCAACGCCATGTGCCTGCGTCAGGTGGAGTCGCCCAAACCGGAGCGGATCGCCTTCCGTACCAATCAGCTTCTTCCTCTCCACGCGGGAACGGGTCAGCGGGTCCTGCTGGCGCACGCCCCGGCCAGCGTGATCACTCATGTCGTATCCGGCAGAATCCGCCAGGTCACCGATCGAACGCTGCGTGCTGACGCCCTGGTGCGTGAACTGCAACAGATTCGCGAGCGTGGATGGGCTGTGTCGCGGGGCGAACTCACGGAGGGTGCTGTCGCTGTGGCCGTGCCGGTCTTCGCCCTGGGCGGCGAAGTCGTCTGTTCTCTCGCTGTCGCCGGGGTCGAGTCGCGCTGTGACGACGCGTGGATTGCGAAGACGCGCGCGCGGCTGCTGCGGGCTGCCGCCAGCCTCTCTGCGCTCCTCGATTCGCCGGTCGCCGCCTCGCGGCTCATCGCCAGCTGA
- a CDS encoding IclR family transcriptional regulator yields MAEVATRSAERTLALLAVVCDRGRVTLSEAARRTDLSPSTSLRLLRTLEMSGFVRRDESGEYVPGGRIFQLGLRALSQDSLVDLAWPAMGRLVDQTGESVYLSVRGQPGSATYIATLEGTRAVRHRTWTGATIPMEGTAAGLVLSGAPLPRGFAVAEGGVETDATAVAVPIRSEGRILGAISIVAPSFRCTPGAIADWGALLQAETADLFSVATPELDAVGSGPESVT; encoded by the coding sequence ATGGCTGAGGTTGCAACTCGTTCTGCGGAACGGACACTCGCGCTCCTTGCTGTCGTGTGCGACCGGGGCCGGGTCACGCTCTCGGAAGCCGCCCGTCGCACGGATCTTTCCCCCAGCACTTCGCTGAGATTGTTGCGCACGTTGGAGATGTCGGGGTTCGTCCGCAGAGACGAGTCCGGCGAATACGTGCCCGGCGGACGAATCTTCCAGCTCGGTCTGCGCGCGCTCAGCCAGGATTCTCTCGTCGATCTCGCCTGGCCGGCTATGGGTCGTCTCGTGGACCAGACGGGGGAGTCGGTCTACCTGAGCGTTCGGGGCCAGCCGGGCAGCGCGACCTACATCGCGACACTCGAAGGCACGCGCGCCGTTCGTCACCGCACATGGACGGGAGCGACGATCCCGATGGAGGGGACGGCGGCCGGACTCGTGTTGAGTGGTGCACCTCTTCCGCGAGGGTTCGCCGTCGCGGAGGGTGGCGTGGAGACGGATGCGACGGCGGTGGCCGTTCCGATCCGATCCGAAGGCCGGATCCTCGGAGCCATCAGCATCGTTGCGCCGAGCTTCCGCTGCACGCCTGGCGCGATCGCCGACTGGGGTGCGTTGCTGCAGGCGGAGACAGCGGACCTGTTCTCCGTCGCGACGCCCGAGCTGGATGCTGTCGGATCGGGGCCGGAGTCGGTGACGTGA
- a CDS encoding TetR-like C-terminal domain-containing protein, with amino-acid sequence MTRGVRSWSHLRAAAPCKRSRADRPDEPLLRAVTAAIQTDTELARQYREVLLQPQMAAVAQRLERGGAVDPDAAAELLLGPVLHRWLLRSRAFDHDWIEQHVDRTLRGAEVD; translated from the coding sequence CTGACTCGTGGCGTACGTTCCTGGTCGCATCTCCGCGCCGCCGCGCCATGCAAACGGTCCCGTGCCGACCGGCCCGATGAGCCGCTGCTGCGCGCGGTCACTGCCGCGATCCAAACCGATACGGAGCTCGCTCGCCAGTACCGTGAAGTTCTGCTCCAGCCTCAAATGGCTGCCGTCGCTCAGCGCCTCGAGCGCGGCGGAGCCGTCGACCCGGATGCGGCGGCGGAGCTCCTGCTCGGTCCGGTCCTTCATCGCTGGCTGCTCCGCAGCCGCGCCTTCGACCACGACTGGATAGAGCAGCACGTCGACCGCACGTTACGCGGCGCAGAAGTCGATTGA
- a CDS encoding cytochrome P450, translating to MSIVSSHAPRMHEDPYEREILVDPYPFFDRLRGAGPAAWLEQYGVHAFGRDAEVRAILEDYRTFISGAGVGIVNIHHAPPLRQPGILEVDPPNHTSMRAAMTSVINPKNMRSLRAGFQEFADELVTRVIDLGSFDAVSDFAEVYPLRVFADAVGIPREGRAENLIPQGAANFATFGPLNEIALEHRNDAEGTYEWVLQNCARERLDPTGMGAGIWAEADAGNIPPEEATLLVRAMLSAGLDTTVIALGNTLRALAAHPDQYARVHENPRLMKFAIDEAFRYDSPFQSFYRTTSVDTELGGIALPAESKVLLFIGSANRDEAKWGPTAADFDIDRDSSGHLTFGMGIHQCVGQPISRLEMDVLLTTFAKRVKRIEFTGDVKPFVHTTLKGYASLPVSIDAA from the coding sequence ATGTCCATCGTGAGCAGCCACGCCCCGCGTATGCACGAAGACCCCTACGAGCGGGAGATCCTCGTGGATCCGTATCCCTTCTTCGACCGGCTGCGCGGTGCGGGTCCCGCCGCATGGCTGGAGCAGTACGGCGTCCATGCATTCGGCCGCGACGCGGAGGTACGGGCGATCCTCGAGGACTACCGCACGTTCATCTCCGGGGCGGGGGTGGGGATCGTCAACATCCATCATGCGCCACCGCTGCGACAGCCCGGCATCCTCGAAGTCGACCCCCCGAACCACACCAGCATGCGCGCGGCGATGACCTCGGTCATCAACCCGAAGAACATGCGCTCGCTCCGCGCCGGCTTCCAGGAGTTCGCCGATGAGCTCGTGACTCGGGTCATCGATCTCGGTTCATTCGACGCGGTGTCCGACTTCGCGGAGGTCTACCCGCTGCGCGTCTTCGCCGATGCGGTGGGGATTCCTCGCGAGGGTCGCGCGGAAAACCTCATTCCTCAGGGCGCGGCCAACTTCGCCACGTTCGGTCCCCTGAACGAAATCGCCCTCGAGCACCGCAATGACGCGGAGGGCACCTACGAGTGGGTGCTGCAGAACTGCGCCCGCGAACGCCTCGATCCGACCGGAATGGGCGCCGGCATCTGGGCGGAGGCCGACGCCGGCAACATCCCGCCGGAAGAGGCGACGCTTCTGGTGCGAGCCATGCTCTCCGCCGGACTCGACACCACCGTGATCGCCCTCGGGAACACGCTGCGCGCGCTCGCCGCGCACCCCGATCAATACGCGCGAGTCCACGAGAATCCCCGTCTGATGAAGTTCGCCATCGACGAGGCGTTCCGCTACGACTCTCCCTTCCAATCGTTCTACCGCACCACGAGTGTCGACACCGAGCTCGGGGGTATCGCTCTGCCCGCGGAGTCGAAGGTGCTGCTGTTCATCGGATCGGCCAACCGCGACGAAGCGAAGTGGGGACCGACCGCCGCCGACTTCGATATCGACCGCGACTCCTCCGGTCACCTCACCTTCGGCATGGGCATCCACCAGTGCGTCGGACAGCCCATCTCCCGGCTGGAGATGGATGTGCTGCTGACGACGTTCGCCAAACGCGTCAAGCGGATCGAATTCACCGGCGACGTGAAGCCGTTCGTCCACACCACGCTCAAGGGCTACGCGAGCCTTCCCGTCTCGATTGACGCGGCATAA
- a CDS encoding glutamine synthetase III family protein, which produces MSGNRARREAIKDVEAYVPPAVSFDESEAPGEIFGANVFSTIVMRKRLPKPVFKSVMATIEHGAKLDPLVADAVASAMKDWALERGATHYAHVFYPLTGLTAEKHDSFFEPAGDGSAIAEFAGKTLIQGEPDASSFPNGGLRNTFEARGYTGWDVTSPAYVLENPNGNTLCIPTVFVSMTGEALDHKTPLLRSQQAMGEHAQRILSLFGNKSTAKVVSFCGPEQEYFLIDRHFFLARPDLLNAGRTLFGTKPPKGQEFDDHYFGAIPERVLGFMMDTERELFKLGIPAKTRHNEVAPGQFEIAPMFERGNIAADHQQLLMTTFKTIAKKHGMECLFHEKPFEGVNGSGKHVNFSLGNNELGSLLVPGDTPHDNAQFLVFCAAVIRAVHLYAGLLRASVASASNDHRLGANEAPPAIISIFLGDQLADVFEQIANGPATSSKGKGSMQIGVDTLPVLPTDPGDRNRTSPFAFTGNRFEFRAPGSMQTVNGPMVTINTIMADSLDYAATELETAIAAGTDFDTAVQNLLTAIITEHGAVVFNGDGYADAWPIEAEKRGLGNLRTTLDALPELITEPALALFEKYKVFNRREMHSRYEIGLEQYALSIGVEARLTLEIGQTSILPAAVRYQTELALNAKALTDVGVEPDLLPLNELSTTIGELRSAIATLHSALADEVGHDSIAEAEHAQTALLPAMTAVRAAADTIEERIADDLWPLPTYQEMLYIL; this is translated from the coding sequence ATGAGTGGGAACAGAGCCCGTCGCGAAGCGATCAAGGACGTCGAAGCGTACGTACCTCCCGCCGTCAGCTTCGACGAATCCGAGGCTCCGGGAGAGATATTCGGGGCGAACGTCTTCAGCACCATCGTGATGAGAAAGCGCCTGCCGAAACCCGTCTTCAAGTCGGTCATGGCGACGATCGAGCATGGCGCGAAGCTGGACCCGCTCGTGGCGGATGCCGTGGCCTCGGCCATGAAGGACTGGGCGCTCGAGCGCGGTGCCACGCACTACGCGCACGTGTTCTACCCGCTGACCGGCCTGACCGCCGAGAAGCACGACAGCTTCTTCGAGCCCGCCGGGGACGGATCCGCGATCGCCGAGTTCGCCGGCAAGACCCTGATCCAGGGCGAGCCGGATGCCTCGAGTTTCCCCAACGGCGGCCTACGCAACACGTTCGAGGCACGCGGCTACACCGGCTGGGACGTCACCAGCCCGGCGTACGTGCTGGAGAATCCGAACGGCAATACGCTCTGCATCCCGACGGTGTTCGTGTCGATGACCGGAGAGGCCCTCGACCACAAAACGCCGCTCCTGCGCTCCCAGCAGGCGATGGGTGAGCACGCGCAGCGCATCCTCTCGCTCTTCGGCAACAAGAGCACCGCCAAGGTCGTATCCTTCTGCGGCCCGGAGCAGGAGTATTTCCTGATCGACCGCCACTTCTTCCTCGCTCGCCCCGATCTGCTCAATGCCGGCCGTACCCTATTCGGCACGAAACCTCCCAAGGGCCAGGAGTTCGACGATCACTACTTCGGCGCCATTCCGGAGCGCGTGCTTGGTTTCATGATGGATACCGAACGAGAGCTGTTCAAGCTCGGCATCCCCGCCAAGACGCGCCACAACGAGGTCGCCCCGGGCCAGTTCGAGATCGCGCCGATGTTCGAGCGCGGAAACATCGCGGCCGACCATCAGCAGTTGTTGATGACGACGTTCAAGACGATCGCTAAGAAGCACGGCATGGAGTGCCTGTTCCACGAGAAGCCATTCGAAGGCGTCAACGGGTCGGGCAAGCACGTCAATTTCTCGCTCGGCAACAACGAACTCGGTTCGCTCCTCGTGCCGGGCGATACGCCGCACGACAACGCGCAGTTCCTCGTCTTCTGCGCCGCCGTCATCCGTGCCGTGCACCTGTACGCTGGCCTCCTCCGCGCGTCGGTAGCATCGGCATCCAATGACCACCGTCTCGGTGCGAACGAAGCGCCGCCGGCGATCATCTCGATCTTCCTCGGCGACCAACTCGCCGACGTCTTCGAGCAGATCGCGAACGGCCCGGCGACTTCGTCGAAGGGCAAGGGTTCGATGCAGATCGGCGTCGACACGCTGCCGGTGCTGCCGACCGACCCGGGTGACCGCAACCGCACCAGCCCGTTCGCCTTCACCGGCAACCGCTTCGAGTTCCGCGCACCGGGTTCGATGCAGACGGTCAACGGGCCGATGGTCACGATCAACACGATCATGGCCGATTCGCTCGACTACGCTGCAACCGAACTCGAGACCGCGATCGCCGCGGGCACCGACTTCGACACCGCCGTGCAGAACTTGCTGACCGCGATCATCACCGAGCACGGGGCAGTCGTGTTCAACGGCGACGGCTACGCAGACGCCTGGCCGATCGAGGCTGAGAAGCGCGGACTCGGGAACCTGCGGACCACGCTGGACGCCCTGCCCGAACTCATCACCGAGCCTGCGCTCGCGCTGTTCGAGAAGTACAAGGTCTTCAACCGCCGTGAGATGCACAGCCGCTACGAGATCGGGCTCGAGCAGTACGCGCTGAGCATCGGCGTCGAGGCCCGCCTGACGCTAGAGATCGGGCAGACGTCGATCCTGCCGGCAGCCGTGCGTTACCAGACCGAGCTCGCTCTGAACGCGAAGGCCTTGACGGACGTCGGCGTCGAGCCTGATCTGCTGCCCCTGAACGAACTCAGCACGACGATCGGCGAACTGCGGTCGGCCATCGCCACGCTGCACTCGGCGCTCGCCGACGAGGTCGGACACGATTCAATCGCCGAAGCAGAACACGCGCAGACTGCCCTCCTGCCGGCGATGACCGCGGTGCGCGCGGCCGCCGACACAATCGAGGAGCGCATCGCCGATGACCTGTGGCCGTTGCCGACGTACCAGGAGATGCTCTACATCCTGTAG
- a CDS encoding nuclear transport factor 2 family protein: MDESEVWFRAVKAAELELLDGTVRRDPVRVRELLHADFIEIGRSGRRWTRDETVAALASENEHLTPQTDEWSFIEVAPTLILVTYRITGTGGSSRHSSLWDVGGPGPVIRYHQGTVVPSEGAE; this comes from the coding sequence GTGGATGAGTCGGAAGTGTGGTTCCGTGCCGTCAAGGCGGCCGAGCTCGAGCTTCTCGACGGAACCGTGCGCCGCGATCCGGTCCGAGTCCGGGAGCTTCTCCACGCCGACTTCATCGAGATCGGTCGCTCCGGCCGGCGCTGGACGAGGGATGAAACGGTCGCCGCTCTCGCATCTGAGAACGAGCACCTCACGCCTCAGACGGACGAGTGGTCCTTCATCGAGGTGGCGCCGACCCTGATCCTCGTGACGTATCGCATTACCGGAACCGGTGGCAGCAGCAGGCACTCGTCGCTGTGGGATGTCGGCGGACCAGGCCCGGTGATCCGCTACCACCAAGGAACCGTTGTGCCTTCCGAGGGGGCGGAATGA
- a CDS encoding GNAT family N-acetyltransferase, with translation MTFTIRTPGPADAATIADLHVATWRQTYSHLLPDDYFSDEHITGRHRMWTHILTQPREDMTARIAESTRSVIGFALVGPAQNVDGDEPPRDRQLYAIYVSAAHYGTGAGQALLDEALGEAPATLWVAKENPRAIAFYLRNGFRFDGVEQTDPHAPLITDARMVR, from the coding sequence ATGACGTTCACCATCCGGACGCCAGGACCGGCTGACGCAGCAACGATCGCTGATCTTCACGTGGCGACCTGGCGCCAGACATATAGCCACCTGCTGCCTGATGACTACTTTTCCGACGAGCACATCACCGGCCGCCACCGCATGTGGACGCACATTCTCACCCAGCCTCGTGAAGACATGACTGCGAGGATCGCGGAGAGCACGCGATCGGTCATCGGGTTTGCGCTCGTGGGCCCGGCGCAGAACGTAGATGGCGACGAGCCCCCACGTGACCGGCAGCTCTATGCGATCTACGTCTCGGCTGCGCACTATGGGACCGGCGCGGGGCAGGCGCTCCTGGACGAGGCGCTCGGCGAGGCGCCGGCGACGCTGTGGGTCGCGAAAGAGAATCCCCGAGCGATCGCGTTCTACCTCCGCAACGGCTTCCGTTTCGACGGGGTCGAGCAGACCGACCCACACGCGCCGCTGATCACCGACGCACGCATGGTGCGGTAG
- a CDS encoding glycoside hydrolase domain-containing protein: MSDPWVVETQLWYQNTYGALPGFQQIVVDGQAGWQTMYALTRALQYELGLTSLSDNFGTGTLSTLTTFGSITATNPSTQTGPSNIVKIAQGALYCKGYNAGNGDLTGTWSATTQSAMTALRNDLGLGATSSELTPKLFKFLLTMDAAKLLPGGDSVIRDGQRALNARYLSRRDFYVVATDGHFLRDTHRALLFALQYEIPMADGVANGNFGPGTKSGLQTQANLSVGSSDSTKYFVRWFHFALRVNGYPVAFSGTYTSTTATHVTSFQTFVGLPTTGTANLATWASLLVSTGDPDRSGTGADGITTLTPARLTTLRSAGYQYFGRYLTNAIDHNPDKCIKDGEVANIFAAGGRLFPLFQTGGGSASHFTEERAAEVAEEAANAAWAYRIPENSVIYFSVDYDAYDWEVMASIIPYFQVVNNLLSTFGRNYRVGIYGPRNVCKRVSAAGLAVYSFVSDMSTGYTGNLGHSLPSNWAFDQIQTLTVGSGASGTEIDKNIVSGRDTAVTTLAPAIGVGNDPQIPAARRDQSITSWFDHSYRYAASPLHAANQVTQQAQVRSWITEHDAYITTLAAQYQVYKALILTPLIWEGLAINPMDVGDAAVRAYYAWKSGLGPHPGVVYTDSSTGLCQIFAETGIKVNNWAVSQGVITGRSYSMSVWQDVWEMWRNLADDPQYNLKMAMLTMMYYASTRPAGISATQMRRITPSQVMNALTGYNGDGVYGRERMALYYLIQRAHESYR; this comes from the coding sequence ATGAGCGATCCCTGGGTCGTTGAAACTCAGCTCTGGTATCAGAACACGTACGGGGCTCTCCCCGGCTTCCAACAGATCGTCGTGGACGGTCAGGCCGGCTGGCAGACGATGTACGCGCTTACGCGTGCCCTTCAGTATGAGCTCGGTCTCACCTCCCTGTCGGACAACTTCGGAACTGGCACGCTGAGCACGCTCACCACGTTCGGAAGCATCACGGCAACGAACCCAAGTACTCAGACCGGACCGTCCAACATCGTTAAGATCGCGCAGGGTGCCTTGTACTGCAAGGGCTACAACGCGGGCAACGGCGACCTAACCGGCACGTGGTCGGCCACTACGCAATCGGCGATGACCGCACTGCGAAACGACCTCGGGCTCGGAGCCACATCGAGCGAACTTACGCCGAAACTGTTCAAGTTCCTTCTTACGATGGATGCCGCCAAGCTGCTCCCGGGCGGGGACTCTGTCATCCGTGACGGCCAGCGCGCCCTGAACGCTCGGTACCTGTCCCGGCGTGATTTCTATGTCGTGGCCACGGACGGGCATTTTCTCCGCGACACCCATCGAGCCCTACTGTTCGCGTTGCAGTATGAGATCCCGATGGCAGACGGTGTCGCCAACGGCAACTTCGGTCCCGGGACCAAGTCCGGTCTTCAGACGCAAGCCAATCTGTCAGTCGGTTCCAGCGACTCCACCAAATACTTCGTGCGGTGGTTCCATTTCGCGTTGCGAGTCAACGGGTATCCCGTCGCGTTCTCGGGTACGTACACGAGCACCACTGCCACACACGTGACGAGCTTCCAGACGTTCGTGGGCTTGCCCACGACCGGAACCGCCAATCTCGCAACATGGGCTTCGCTTCTCGTAAGCACCGGAGACCCCGACAGGTCAGGAACGGGAGCTGACGGCATCACGACCCTCACCCCTGCCCGTCTGACGACACTCCGTAGCGCGGGATACCAGTACTTCGGGCGGTACCTCACGAACGCCATCGACCACAACCCAGACAAGTGCATCAAGGACGGCGAGGTGGCTAACATCTTCGCCGCCGGCGGCCGCTTGTTCCCGCTGTTTCAGACCGGCGGCGGTAGCGCTTCGCACTTCACGGAAGAACGCGCGGCAGAGGTGGCGGAGGAGGCAGCTAATGCAGCGTGGGCCTACCGCATTCCGGAGAATTCCGTCATCTACTTCAGTGTCGACTATGACGCGTATGACTGGGAAGTTATGGCAAGCATCATCCCCTACTTCCAAGTCGTGAACAATCTGCTCAGCACCTTTGGACGCAACTACCGAGTTGGTATCTATGGCCCCCGCAACGTGTGCAAGCGCGTCTCCGCAGCGGGTCTGGCGGTTTACAGCTTCGTCTCTGACATGTCGACTGGCTACACCGGGAACTTGGGACATAGCCTTCCTTCGAATTGGGCGTTTGATCAAATCCAGACGCTCACCGTGGGTTCCGGCGCATCGGGCACAGAGATCGACAAGAACATCGTTTCCGGGCGAGACACGGCAGTGACCACGCTCGCGCCTGCCATCGGCGTAGGCAACGACCCTCAAATTCCTGCGGCACGACGCGACCAGTCCATCACGTCGTGGTTTGACCATTCGTATCGCTACGCCGCGAGCCCGCTTCACGCGGCGAATCAAGTCACTCAGCAGGCGCAGGTCCGGTCCTGGATCACGGAGCACGACGCATACATAACGACACTCGCCGCCCAGTACCAGGTCTACAAAGCGCTGATCTTGACTCCCCTTATCTGGGAGGGCCTCGCGATCAACCCGATGGACGTTGGGGATGCGGCCGTTCGTGCGTACTACGCCTGGAAGTCGGGGCTCGGCCCGCACCCGGGCGTCGTGTATACGGACTCCTCTACCGGTCTATGTCAGATCTTCGCCGAGACGGGCATCAAAGTGAACAACTGGGCAGTCAGTCAAGGCGTGATCACTGGCCGGTCCTACTCAATGAGCGTCTGGCAAGACGTGTGGGAGATGTGGCGCAACCTGGCTGATGACCCGCAGTACAACCTGAAGATGGCGATGCTCACGATGATGTACTACGCCAGCACACGCCCCGCGGGAATTAGTGCAACGCAGATGCGGAGAATCACTCCTAGTCAAGTCATGAACGCGTTGACGGGTTACAACGGGGACGGTGTGTACGGTCGGGAACGGATGGCGCTTTACTACCTCATCCAACGTGCGCACGAAAGCTATCGTTAG
- a CDS encoding PDR/VanB family oxidoreductase, protein MTNDAQRHSPPELPRGFVDARVVRRRQISDGVVLLDLDVPTNSGTTTAAGSHIEVFLPLGVGGEVRHYSVCRAEEGTIQIAVLRETDGRGGSAWMHDHADVGVTLMARGPRNTFTYAPTGPALFIAGGIGITPILPMIEEAREAAIDWKLVYAGRSLASMVFADELVRAGGDIALWPADTRGRVDLGEVIAHTSAETTIYACGPDRMLTELRALCAVSGHTLVSEDFSIGRMEEAASVDVRVESDDREFTVELADGTEVVVPRGCSILTALGGAGIRTLSSCQRGECGTCETPIISGEADHRDRVLSEEERAANEVMMICISRAKGDRLVLDL, encoded by the coding sequence ATGACGAACGACGCGCAACGGCATTCCCCGCCGGAGTTGCCCCGAGGTTTCGTGGACGCACGAGTCGTCCGCCGCAGGCAGATCTCCGACGGCGTCGTGTTGCTCGATCTCGACGTGCCGACGAACTCGGGCACGACGACCGCGGCAGGCTCGCACATCGAGGTCTTCCTCCCGCTCGGAGTCGGGGGTGAAGTCCGCCACTACTCGGTGTGCCGGGCGGAAGAGGGCACCATCCAGATCGCCGTGCTGCGGGAGACGGACGGTCGCGGCGGATCGGCGTGGATGCACGATCACGCTGACGTCGGCGTCACTCTCATGGCCCGTGGGCCGCGCAACACGTTCACGTACGCGCCGACGGGCCCCGCCCTGTTCATCGCGGGCGGGATCGGGATCACACCCATCCTGCCGATGATCGAGGAGGCACGAGAAGCCGCCATCGACTGGAAGCTGGTCTATGCCGGGCGTTCGCTCGCGAGCATGGTGTTCGCGGACGAACTCGTCCGCGCCGGCGGAGACATCGCCCTGTGGCCGGCGGACACGCGAGGGCGCGTAGACCTGGGCGAGGTCATCGCGCACACCTCCGCGGAGACGACGATCTACGCGTGCGGTCCCGACCGGATGCTGACAGAGCTGCGTGCGCTGTGCGCGGTGAGTGGCCACACTCTGGTCTCGGAGGACTTCTCGATCGGTCGGATGGAGGAGGCCGCATCCGTCGACGTCCGGGTGGAATCCGACGACCGGGAGTTCACGGTCGAACTGGCTGACGGCACCGAGGTTGTCGTTCCGCGCGGGTGCTCCATCCTCACCGCGCTCGGGGGCGCGGGGATCCGGACGCTCAGCTCCTGCCAACGCGGAGAGTGCGGAACCTGCGAGACGCCGATCATCTCCGGCGAAGCCGACCATCGAGACAGGGTGCTGTCGGAAGAGGAGCGAGCGGCGAACGAGGTCATGATGATCTGCATCTCCCGAGCCAAGGGAGACCGGCTCGTCTTGGACCTCTGA